From a region of the Pongo pygmaeus isolate AG05252 chromosome 5, NHGRI_mPonPyg2-v2.0_pri, whole genome shotgun sequence genome:
- the SPDEF gene encoding SAM pointed domain-containing Ets transcription factor isoform X1, with translation MTRKPPTLSQAQPTVHRAPHPHNQLSGPHRDGEAVKPESFFISVDTATSPNSSSMGSASPGLSSVSPSHLLLPPDTVSRTGLEKVAAGAVGLERQDWSPSPPATPEQGLSAFYLSYFDMLYPEDSSWAAKAPGASSREEPPEEPEQCPVIDSQAPGGSLDLVPGGLTLEEHSLEQVQSMVVGEVLKDIETACKLLNITADPVDWSPSNVQKWLLWTEHQYRLPPVGKAFQELAGKELCAMSEEQFRQRSPLGGDVLHAHLDIWKSAAWMKERTSPGAIHYCASTSEESWTDSEVDSSCSGQPIHLWQFLKELLLKPHSYGRFIRWLNKEKGIFKIEDSAQVARLWGIRKNRPAMNYDKLSRSIRQYYKKGIIRKPDISQRLVYQFVHPI, from the exons ATGACCCGGAAGCCCCCAACTCTGTCCCAGGCCCAGCCCACTGTCCACAGGGCCCCTCATCCCCATAACCAGCTTAGCGGCCCCCACAGGGATGGAGAAGCAGTCAAACCTGAGTCCTTTTTCATTTCCGTAGACACAGCCACCAGCCCAAACAGCAGCAGCATGGGCAGCGCCAGCCCGGGTCTGAGCAGCGTGTCCCCCAGCCACCTCCTGCTGCCTCCCGACACGGTGTCGCGGACAGGCTTGGAGAAGGTGGCAGCGGGGGCAGTGGGTCTCGAGAGACAGGACTGGAGTCCCAGTCCGCCCGCCACGCCCGAGCAGGGCCTGTCTGCCTTCTACCTCTCCTACTTTGACATGCTGTACCCCGAGGACAGCAGCTGGGCAGCCAAAGCCCCTGGGGCCAGCAGTCGGGAGGAGCCACCTGAGGAGCCTGAGCAGTGCCCGGTCATTGACAGCCAAGCCCCAGGGGGCAGCCTGGACTTGGTGCCTGGCGGGCTGACCTTGGAGGAGCACTCGCTGGAGCAGGTGCAGTCCATGGTGGTGGGCGAAGTGCTCAAGGACATCGAGACGGCCTGCAAGCTGCTCAACATCACCGCAG ATCCTGTGGACTGGAGCCCCAGCAATGTGCAGAAGTGGCTCCTGTGGACAGAGCACCAATACCGGCTGCCCCCCGTGGGCAAGGCCTTCCAGGAGCTGGCGGGCAAGGAGCTGTGCGCCATGTCGGAGGAGCAGTTCCGCCAGCGCTCGCCCCTGGGCGGGGATGTGCTGCACGCCCACCTGGACATCTGGAAGTCAG CGGCGTGGATGAAAGAGCGGACTTCACCTGGGGCGATTCACTACTGCG CCTCGACCAGTGAGGAGAGCTGGACCGACAGCGAGGTGGACTCATCGTGCTCCGGGCAGCCCATCCACctgtggcagttcctcaaggaGCTGCTACTCAAGCCCCACAGCTATGGCCGCTTCATTAGGTGGCTCAACAAGGAGAAGG GCATCTTCAAAATTGAGGACTCAGCCCAGGTGGCCCGGCTGTGGGGCATCCGCAAGAACCGTCCCGCCATGAACTACGACAAGCTGAGCCGCTCCATCCGCCAGTATTACAAGAAGGGCATCATCCGGAAGCCAGACATCTCCCAGCGCCTCGTCTACCAGTTCGTGCACCCCATCTGA
- the SPDEF gene encoding SAM pointed domain-containing Ets transcription factor isoform X2 encodes MGSASPGLSSVSPSHLLLPPDTVSRTGLEKVAAGAVGLERQDWSPSPPATPEQGLSAFYLSYFDMLYPEDSSWAAKAPGASSREEPPEEPEQCPVIDSQAPGGSLDLVPGGLTLEEHSLEQVQSMVVGEVLKDIETACKLLNITADPVDWSPSNVQKWLLWTEHQYRLPPVGKAFQELAGKELCAMSEEQFRQRSPLGGDVLHAHLDIWKSAAWMKERTSPGAIHYCASTSEESWTDSEVDSSCSGQPIHLWQFLKELLLKPHSYGRFIRWLNKEKGIFKIEDSAQVARLWGIRKNRPAMNYDKLSRSIRQYYKKGIIRKPDISQRLVYQFVHPI; translated from the exons ATGGGCAGCGCCAGCCCGGGTCTGAGCAGCGTGTCCCCCAGCCACCTCCTGCTGCCTCCCGACACGGTGTCGCGGACAGGCTTGGAGAAGGTGGCAGCGGGGGCAGTGGGTCTCGAGAGACAGGACTGGAGTCCCAGTCCGCCCGCCACGCCCGAGCAGGGCCTGTCTGCCTTCTACCTCTCCTACTTTGACATGCTGTACCCCGAGGACAGCAGCTGGGCAGCCAAAGCCCCTGGGGCCAGCAGTCGGGAGGAGCCACCTGAGGAGCCTGAGCAGTGCCCGGTCATTGACAGCCAAGCCCCAGGGGGCAGCCTGGACTTGGTGCCTGGCGGGCTGACCTTGGAGGAGCACTCGCTGGAGCAGGTGCAGTCCATGGTGGTGGGCGAAGTGCTCAAGGACATCGAGACGGCCTGCAAGCTGCTCAACATCACCGCAG ATCCTGTGGACTGGAGCCCCAGCAATGTGCAGAAGTGGCTCCTGTGGACAGAGCACCAATACCGGCTGCCCCCCGTGGGCAAGGCCTTCCAGGAGCTGGCGGGCAAGGAGCTGTGCGCCATGTCGGAGGAGCAGTTCCGCCAGCGCTCGCCCCTGGGCGGGGATGTGCTGCACGCCCACCTGGACATCTGGAAGTCAG CGGCGTGGATGAAAGAGCGGACTTCACCTGGGGCGATTCACTACTGCG CCTCGACCAGTGAGGAGAGCTGGACCGACAGCGAGGTGGACTCATCGTGCTCCGGGCAGCCCATCCACctgtggcagttcctcaaggaGCTGCTACTCAAGCCCCACAGCTATGGCCGCTTCATTAGGTGGCTCAACAAGGAGAAGG GCATCTTCAAAATTGAGGACTCAGCCCAGGTGGCCCGGCTGTGGGGCATCCGCAAGAACCGTCCCGCCATGAACTACGACAAGCTGAGCCGCTCCATCCGCCAGTATTACAAGAAGGGCATCATCCGGAAGCCAGACATCTCCCAGCGCCTCGTCTACCAGTTCGTGCACCCCATCTGA